From Deltaproteobacteria bacterium, the proteins below share one genomic window:
- a CDS encoding glycine cleavage system protein H: MESFSYVDIFATKGIEYIIVMAFLGGFIYFSRYLAHRGKEAAAEGRNLGVIDYFRVPDGYLFHQGHGWLRTEPGSVAIVGMDDFAQKLIGKVDSIELPEVGFRLSQGEPGWSLISESRRVPMLSPVEGVVVAVNHDVLRSPDLLKQDPYGRGWLFRVRAGKLSRDSSNLLSGKLARSWMKNALDRLQPASTENIGPVLADGGTPIEGIAKAFGGERWDELARKHLLTNGE; the protein is encoded by the coding sequence ATGGAAAGCTTCAGCTATGTAGACATCTTCGCGACGAAAGGCATCGAGTACATCATAGTCATGGCGTTCCTCGGCGGCTTCATATACTTCTCCCGCTATCTTGCGCACAGGGGGAAGGAGGCAGCGGCGGAGGGAAGGAACCTGGGCGTGATCGACTACTTCCGCGTCCCCGACGGGTACCTGTTCCACCAGGGGCACGGCTGGCTCCGCACCGAGCCCGGTTCCGTCGCCATCGTCGGGATGGACGACTTCGCGCAGAAGCTGATCGGCAAGGTGGATTCCATCGAGCTGCCCGAAGTCGGTTTCCGCCTCTCGCAGGGAGAGCCCGGCTGGAGCCTGATCTCCGAGTCCCGCCGTGTCCCGATGCTGTCTCCGGTGGAAGGCGTCGTCGTGGCCGTGAACCACGATGTCCTTCGTTCTCCCGACCTCCTGAAGCAGGACCCGTACGGAAGAGGGTGGCTGTTCCGGGTGCGCGCCGGGAAGTTGTCCAGGGATTCGAGCAACCTCCTTTCCGGAAAGCTTGCAAGGTCATGGATGAAGAACGCGCTGGACAGGCTGCAGCCGGCATCGACAGAAAACATCGGTCCCGTCCTGGCGGACGGCGGTACCCCCATCGAGGGGATCGCCAAGGCGTTCGGCGGAGAACGGTGGGATGAACTTGCAAGGAAGCACCTGCTGACGAACGGCGAATAA